A single region of the Candidatus Firestonebacteria bacterium RIFOXYD2_FULL_39_29 genome encodes:
- a CDS encoding 50S ribosomal protein L15, which yields MKLNELKPNKGARKKRKRIGFGIGSGHGKTSTKGNKGQNARKHGNKVGFEGGQMPLVRRAPKRGFTNIFKTKYAIVNVSDLNRFENGETVDIKSLIAKRLIDNGSKLVKVLGDGELKKKLTVKAAKVSKKAVEIIKAAGGEIK from the coding sequence ATGAAGCTTAATGAGTTGAAACCGAACAAAGGTGCCAGAAAAAAAAGAAAGAGAATTGGGTTTGGAATAGGCAGCGGCCATGGCAAAACCTCTACAAAAGGCAATAAAGGTCAAAATGCCAGAAAACACGGGAATAAGGTAGGATTTGAAGGCGGTCAAATGCCTTTAGTAAGGCGCGCGCCTAAAAGAGGTTTTACTAATATTTTCAAAACAAAATATGCTATTGTAAATGTTTCTGATCTTAATAGATTTGAAAATGGAGAAACGGTAGACATTAAGTCTTTAATAGCAAAGCGATTGATTGATAATGGCTCCAAACTTGTAAAAGTACTCGGAGACGGGGAACTTAAGAAAAAGTTGACCGTAAAAGCGGCGAAAGTAAGTAAAAAAGCGGTGGAAATAATTAAAGCAGCAGGGGGAGAGATAAAGTAG
- a CDS encoding 30S ribosomal protein S5 produces the protein MSRIDSSKYELKEKVISIKRVSKVVKGGKRMSFSSIVIVGDQKGHVGVGIGKANEVPDAIKKGVEDAKKNLFEVPLSGATIPHTVLVHFGATRLLLKPAFPGTGVITAGAVRAVVELAGIKDILSKTIGSTNPYNLTKATVVALKSLKRIDRLAELRDKKIEELLV, from the coding sequence TTGTCTAGGATTGATTCATCAAAGTATGAATTGAAAGAAAAAGTAATCAGTATTAAAAGAGTCTCCAAAGTAGTAAAGGGCGGAAAGCGAATGTCTTTCAGCTCTATTGTGATAGTTGGAGATCAGAAAGGTCATGTGGGTGTCGGAATAGGCAAAGCAAATGAAGTTCCTGACGCAATCAAGAAGGGAGTTGAAGACGCAAAGAAAAACCTTTTTGAAGTTCCGCTTTCAGGTGCTACAATTCCTCATACGGTACTTGTTCATTTTGGCGCGACAAGATTACTCTTGAAACCGGCTTTCCCGGGGACCGGAGTTATAACGGCCGGAGCGGTACGTGCCGTCGTTGAACTTGCGGGAATAAAAGATATTTTAAGCAAAACTATAGGATCAACAAATCCATATAACCTGACGAAAGCGACAGTTGTAGCGCTTAAGTCTTTAAAAAGAATAGATAGACTTGCAGAACTCCGGGATAAAAAAATTGAAGAATTGTTGGTATAG
- a CDS encoding 50S ribosomal protein L18 encodes MAFNREALRVMRHKRTRKKVIGTTGRPRMCIKRSLKHTYAQLVDDVTGKTLLTVSTLSKELKGKLKAGDNQIAAEAIGVLLAKKCIEKGIKAIVFDRSGYIYHGKVKKLADAARKEGLVF; translated from the coding sequence ATGGCGTTTAATAGAGAAGCATTAAGAGTAATGAGACATAAAAGAACCAGAAAAAAAGTTATAGGAACTACAGGTCGTCCAAGAATGTGTATTAAGAGAAGTTTGAAACATACTTATGCTCAGCTTGTTGATGATGTAACAGGAAAAACTTTGCTTACGGTTTCTACACTTTCCAAAGAACTGAAAGGAAAATTAAAAGCCGGAGATAATCAGATTGCTGCAGAGGCAATCGGAGTATTGCTTGCTAAAAAGTGTATTGAAAAAGGAATAAAAGCTATAGTATTTGACAGGAGCGGTTATATTTACCACGGAAAAGTTAAAAAACTGGCTGATGCAGCCAGAAAAGAAGGATTGGTTTTTTAA
- a CDS encoding 50S ribosomal protein L6, whose protein sequence is MARGGNNPVLVPANVKVAIADNVVRVEGPNGKLEMKLPSKLKVEFKDGKVTVIKETEEAQVKSNHGTVRARIAVMIKGVTEQYTKVLMIEGVGFKAAIAGNKLSMTLGFSHPVERILPAGVSGSVEKNTVITLKCADKELLGDFAAQIRKIRVPDPYKAKGIKYAGEHIKRKAGKTAGGATGGGK, encoded by the coding sequence ATGGCTAGGGGCGGAAATAATCCGGTTTTAGTACCGGCAAATGTTAAAGTAGCAATAGCAGATAATGTTGTAAGGGTTGAAGGCCCTAACGGAAAACTTGAAATGAAGCTTCCGTCTAAATTGAAAGTTGAGTTTAAAGACGGGAAAGTTACTGTTATTAAGGAAACAGAAGAAGCTCAGGTTAAGTCAAATCACGGGACAGTAAGAGCAAGGATCGCCGTAATGATTAAAGGTGTTACGGAACAATATACAAAAGTACTTATGATCGAAGGTGTTGGTTTTAAGGCGGCTATTGCAGGTAACAAGCTTTCTATGACTCTTGGCTTTTCTCATCCCGTGGAGAGAATTCTCCCTGCAGGTGTTTCGGGATCTGTAGAGAAAAATACTGTAATCACATTGAAATGTGCGGATAAAGAATTACTCGGTGATTTTGCAGCTCAAATCAGGAAGATCAGAGTGCCTGATCCTTATAAAGCAAAAGGTATTAAGTATGCCGGTGAACATATTAAGAGAAAAGCCGGTAAAACAGCAGGCGGCGCAACCGGTGGAGGAAAGTAA
- a CDS encoding 30S ribosomal protein S8: MASVDTVSNMLTKIRNANKAMKEQTDIPYSWLSYEILKIIQKEGYVKNFKRIDDRKKGVIRVYLKYSNKERVISGIKSVSTPGFRVYRGSKELPKVLDGYGVAIISTSKGLMTDKDARLNNVGGEVICQIW, from the coding sequence ATGGCATCAGTAGATACAGTAAGTAATATGTTAACAAAAATAAGAAACGCCAACAAAGCGATGAAGGAACAGACTGATATTCCTTACTCTTGGCTTTCTTATGAAATCCTGAAGATTATCCAGAAGGAAGGTTATGTTAAGAACTTCAAAAGGATTGATGACAGGAAGAAAGGTGTTATTAGAGTATATTTGAAGTATTCAAATAAAGAAAGGGTGATTTCCGGGATTAAATCAGTTTCTACTCCTGGTTTCAGAGTTTACAGAGGTTCAAAAGAATTACCAAAAGTACTTGATGGGTATGGTGTTGCAATTATCTCTACATCAAAAGGTCTTATGACAGACAAAGATGCGAGATTGAATAATGTTGGCGGTGAAGTAATCTGTCAAATATGGTAG
- a CDS encoding 50S ribosomal protein L5, which translates to MPTLKELYRTKIVPEMMKQFKYKSVMQVPKLVKVSMNVGMGKAADNVKLIDAVVAELAAITGQHPVITRSKKDISNFKIRIGNPIGVMVTVRNDRMYEFLDRYIKIALPRSKDFKGVSDKSFDGRGNYTMGIKEQIIFPEVDVDKTDQIHGMDITIVTTAKTDAEAKALLEYFGMPFKKQGV; encoded by the coding sequence ATGCCAACATTAAAAGAGCTTTACAGAACAAAGATAGTGCCGGAAATGATGAAACAGTTTAAATACAAGTCTGTTATGCAGGTTCCAAAACTTGTTAAGGTAAGTATGAACGTGGGTATGGGTAAGGCAGCAGATAATGTAAAGCTTATTGATGCCGTGGTTGCCGAACTTGCGGCGATAACCGGGCAACATCCGGTAATTACGAGATCAAAAAAGGATATTTCTAATTTTAAAATAAGGATAGGAAATCCAATTGGTGTCATGGTTACTGTCAGGAATGACAGGATGTATGAATTTTTGGATAGGTATATAAAAATTGCTCTTCCCAGATCGAAGGATTTCAAAGGCGTGTCTGATAAGTCTTTTGATGGCAGGGGTAATTATACTATGGGAATAAAAGAACAGATCATATTTCCTGAAGTAGATGTTGATAAAACTGATCAGATACATGGTATGGACATTACAATTGTAACAACGGCTAAAACTGATGCGGAAGCGAAAGCGCTTCTTGAGTATTTTGGTATGCCGTTTAAGAAGCAGGGGGTTTAA